Genomic DNA from Rickettsiales bacterium:
AGTAAACCTATTAGATTCCCTAGCACTGAAATTTATTGTAATTTCATATTGCTTAATTTCACTATCAGATAAAGCACCCTTTGGGGCAATTTCAATCTTGTTTGGATCTATAAAAATTTCCCGAATAACATCTTTTTTATACTTCAAAACCAAGCTATTCGCACTTCTGATTGATGTTATATTTTCATAATATGAATTTATATCAGCATTACCTAATTTTGAAATTATCTTTTTATTTTTATCTAATTTCTTAAAATCTTGCCTAAAATCATAGCTTTCTAGGGCTTCTACGAATCTTGCGGATAGATATTTTAATAAAATATTATCAATAGAAAATTCTTTCTTTCTATCGCCCATATAGGAAATTCGGGTTGAAAGCACAGAGGCATCTTCAATTTCAACCTTAATTGGCACTGATTTTTTAATTGGCGTAATTGATGAATAGTAAACTATAACTAGAACTATCAATGCAAAAACCATTAGCATTATAATCACGAGGTAGGTTCTTTCAAAAAATCTACTTAAATATGTAGAGAGATACCATTCGCGAGCTTCAATGAAATATTCACCCGATTCTATCTTCTCAGAGAGTTCCCTAAAATATGATTTTGCAAAATCTTCTGACACAAAAGCTGGATTAATTATGAATTTACAACAGATTCTATCTTATATTTTTAGACTTAATACGCTAATAATATTTATTACTTTTAGTTTTAGGAATTAATTTTATAGTAATAGTTATTGAAATACAATAATTTTAGTTAATTTTTAATTAATTTATTGTATAATGGTTGAAGTCCTTACAATTTTTCATTCCCGCGAAAGCGGAAATCCAAAAAACGATGATGGATAACCGCTTTCGCGGGTATGAAGCTAAGGTGATTTGGGTATACTATCTGCTAAAGAGAAAATCTGGATTTTACAA
This window encodes:
- a CDS encoding VirB8/TrbF family protein; translation: MSEDFAKSYFRELSEKIESGEYFIEAREWYLSTYLSRFFERTYLVIIMLMVFALIVLVIVYYSSITPIKKSVPIKVEIEDASVLSTRISYMGDRKKEFSIDNILLKYLSARFVEALESYDFRQDFKKLDKNKKIISKLGNADINSYYENITSIRSANSLVLKYKKDVIREIFIDPNKIEIAPKGALSDSEIKQYEITINFSARESNRFTGVFVSLWQAKIGVNFENIKYIKDKKDFNDLNFKVTSYKSYEVAPPKKQENNDINKAQSKN